In Nitrospira sp., one genomic interval encodes:
- a CDS encoding ZIP family metal transporter, producing MMVPAEPTWGFAVLMGLLGSLGALIPACLVLFIPDGWRHRAMPYLLSYATGTMLATAIIGLIPEALGHIPILEVGLSLLAGLVLFFVLEWTVIWRHAHGEESGHELHSSRHDHGHAHGIAKKTGMLVLIGDGVHNMADGIAIGAACVASPGLGLVTTLAVLGHEVPQELSDFTILLSSGFSRWRAFFWNTVSGLGTLVGVVIAYGGLGYAEAIVPYALSVAAASFLYIGLADLVPGLHGRVGAAKGLWQFAMMIAGMVTIGALTMLPH from the coding sequence ATGATGGTCCCCGCCGAGCCGACCTGGGGATTTGCCGTTCTGATGGGGCTACTCGGAAGTCTGGGTGCCTTGATCCCGGCCTGTCTCGTGCTGTTCATCCCCGATGGATGGCGGCACCGCGCGATGCCGTACCTCCTGAGTTACGCGACCGGGACGATGTTAGCAACCGCGATTATCGGCCTCATTCCCGAGGCGCTGGGACATATTCCCATTCTTGAAGTGGGCCTCTCCTTGCTGGCCGGATTGGTGTTGTTTTTCGTGCTGGAATGGACGGTGATCTGGCGGCACGCGCACGGGGAGGAGTCCGGCCACGAGCTGCATTCTTCAAGGCATGACCATGGTCACGCCCATGGGATAGCGAAGAAGACCGGGATGCTCGTGTTGATCGGCGACGGGGTTCACAACATGGCGGACGGTATCGCCATCGGTGCCGCCTGTGTGGCCTCGCCGGGTCTGGGGCTGGTGACGACGTTGGCGGTGTTGGGGCATGAAGTGCCTCAAGAATTGAGCGACTTCACGATTCTCCTCTCGAGCGGCTTTTCACGTTGGCGGGCGTTCTTCTGGAACACGGTCTCGGGGTTGGGCACCCTCGTCGGGGTGGTGATCGCCTATGGGGGGCTCGGGTATGCAGAAGCGATTGTGCCCTACGCGCTCAGCGTGGCGGCTGCCAGCTTCCTCTACATCGGGCTCGCGGATTTGGTGCCGGGGTTGCACGGGCGTGTCGGCGCCGCCAAGGGCCTGTGGCAATTCGCCATGATGATTGCGGGAATGGTCACAATCGGGGCGCTCACGATGTTGCCGCATTGA
- a CDS encoding DUF3386 family protein, with protein MMTTTGTGHTFVDDSVARLLVKDAHSRMYNWPASFAGYRANVTLNEDGRIWAGSVRLVPRKDTTVELAGADPSLQEWVRERLWTQGMHLASASFEEGDGKYVLSFDPDDDPAVPHPRGRRVLLTGGRLESWYRIKDHRYTQIGRLTPMTERRVNTIERYDQAPDGRQYSSHYVMTYFTLDGQSVVRMESYVNEYLDIDGMWLPLRRCVSFGESGTVKTR; from the coding sequence ATGATGACAACGACAGGCACAGGGCACACCTTCGTCGATGATTCGGTTGCGCGCCTCCTGGTCAAGGACGCGCACAGTCGCATGTACAACTGGCCTGCCTCCTTCGCCGGCTATCGGGCGAACGTGACGCTGAACGAGGACGGGCGGATTTGGGCCGGGAGCGTACGGCTCGTGCCCAGGAAAGACACCACCGTCGAGTTGGCCGGTGCCGACCCGTCGCTGCAAGAGTGGGTACGTGAGCGGTTGTGGACCCAGGGGATGCACCTGGCCTCTGCCTCCTTCGAGGAAGGCGACGGGAAATATGTGTTGTCCTTCGACCCAGACGACGATCCCGCCGTTCCGCATCCGCGCGGGCGGCGCGTCTTGCTCACCGGTGGGCGACTCGAATCGTGGTACCGAATCAAGGATCATCGTTATACCCAGATTGGTCGTCTCACCCCCATGACCGAGCGTCGCGTGAACACGATCGAACGATACGATCAGGCGCCGGATGGTCGGCAGTATTCCTCGCACTACGTCATGACCTATTTCACGCTGGATGGCCAATCGGTCGTGAGAATGGAGAGTTACGTGAACGAGTATCTGGATATAGACGGTATGTGGTTGCCGCTGCGCCGTTGCGTGTCGTTCGGAGAAAGCGGGACGGTCAAGACGCGGTGA